In one window of Fusobacteria bacterium ZRK30 DNA:
- a CDS encoding MarR family winged helix-turn-helix transcriptional regulator, with protein MKESVVELIKCVNKRFNDNLKAEFKIKEIPIKLKHIDLFMILYECGEKIEFKNLVKIWGISKSTVSETITRYVKLDLLKKENTTTDKRLVYISLTEKGNDYADKINGITHEFSTEINGLLGEDKDNLKNILKEIIKSDI; from the coding sequence ATGAAAGAAAGTGTAGTAGAACTGATAAAATGTGTAAATAAAAGGTTCAATGATAATTTAAAAGCAGAGTTTAAAATAAAAGAGATCCCAATAAAATTAAAGCATATCGATCTTTTTATGATTTTATATGAATGCGGGGAAAAAATAGAATTTAAAAATCTAGTTAAAATCTGGGGAATCTCTAAATCAACTGTATCTGAGACTATAACAAGATATGTCAAACTAGATCTGTTAAAAAAAGAAAATACAACGACAGATAAAAGACTGGTATATATCTCCCTTACTGAAAAAGGCAATGATTATGCAGATAAAATAAATGGTATTACCCATGAATTTTCAACTGAGATCAACGGATTATTAGGTGAAGATAAAGATAATTTAAAAAATATTCTCAAAGAGATTATAAAATCAGACATATAA
- a CDS encoding PhzF family phenazine biosynthesis protein gives MKKEIYQVDAFTHKVYSGNPAGVVPNAEGLSSLQMQLIAKEMNLSETAFVFPGSIDYDFELRFFTPTEEVDLCGHATIATFSLLKELGIIPPHKTQIIQKTKAGKLNIQFLEDGSILMQQTSPKNFKKEIPLDKLFTIMGLASEEVGIENLMEFPEIWSTGLPDLLLPIRSTEILKNLTPAMDKLANLSQKLNIVGVHAFSIDKKNQVWCRNFAPAFGIPEESATGTSNGALGACLYTKRWGSGKHLSFVAHQGDWMKKPSRIIVQIDAENDFQVWVGGKAVTVFEGKLITPE, from the coding sequence ATGAAAAAAGAAATTTACCAGGTAGATGCTTTCACTCATAAAGTATATAGCGGAAATCCAGCAGGAGTAGTTCCAAACGCTGAAGGACTTTCATCCCTTCAAATGCAATTAATAGCAAAAGAAATGAATCTTTCTGAAACTGCATTTGTTTTTCCCGGTTCCATAGATTATGATTTTGAATTACGTTTTTTTACCCCAACTGAAGAAGTTGATTTATGTGGTCATGCAACAATTGCAACTTTTAGCCTGTTAAAAGAATTAGGTATTATTCCTCCTCATAAAACACAAATAATTCAAAAAACAAAAGCCGGAAAATTAAATATTCAGTTTTTAGAAGATGGAAGTATATTAATGCAGCAAACCTCCCCCAAAAATTTTAAAAAAGAAATCCCCCTAGATAAATTATTTACGATAATGGGCTTAGCCTCTGAAGAAGTTGGAATAGAAAATTTAATGGAGTTCCCAGAAATTTGGTCTACAGGGCTCCCCGACCTTTTATTACCCATTAGATCAACTGAAATTTTAAAAAATTTAACACCTGCCATGGATAAATTAGCAAACTTAAGTCAAAAACTTAATATTGTCGGGGTTCATGCCTTTTCTATTGATAAAAAAAATCAAGTATGGTGTCGGAACTTTGCTCCTGCTTTTGGTATACCAGAAGAATCTGCAACAGGAACCTCCAACGGAGCATTAGGAGCTTGTCTTTATACAAAAAGATGGGGGTCAGGTAAACATCTATCTTTTGTTGCACATCAAGGTGATTGGATGAAAAAACCAAGTAGAATAATTGTTCAAATAGATGCTGAAAATGACTTTCAAGTATGGGTTGGGGGAAAAGCTGTAACTGTTTTTGAAGGTAAGCTTATAACCCCTGAATAA
- a CDS encoding NAD(P)H-dependent oxidoreductase has translation MKKQFLEAMNTRYACKEFDITKTISDENFNFILEAGRLSPSSFGFEPWQFLVIRDPQKKLDVTEFSWGGRDRATGASHFVVALTRKSDMKYDSDYLNNFMRDIQKLPEDVIEMKTGFFKGFQENDFKILENERTLSDWAGKQAYIALGNMLTAGAIAGVDSCPIEGFDKEKTEKVLAEKFDIDMDKFDLAYMTAFGYAKNPAKHDKTRRKIEDVVKFY, from the coding sequence ATGAAAAAACAATTTTTAGAAGCAATGAATACAAGATATGCATGTAAAGAATTTGATATTACCAAAACTATCAGTGATGAGAATTTTAACTTTATATTAGAAGCCGGAAGACTTTCCCCCAGTTCATTTGGTTTTGAACCTTGGCAATTTTTAGTGATCAGAGATCCGCAAAAAAAATTGGATGTCACTGAATTCTCATGGGGTGGGAGGGACAGAGCTACAGGAGCCAGCCACTTTGTGGTAGCTTTAACTAGAAAAAGCGATATGAAATATGACTCAGATTATCTAAATAATTTTATGAGAGATATTCAAAAATTACCAGAAGATGTAATTGAAATGAAAACCGGCTTCTTCAAAGGATTCCAGGAAAATGATTTTAAAATCTTAGAAAATGAAAGAACATTATCTGACTGGGCTGGGAAACAAGCATATATAGCTTTAGGAAATATGCTCACAGCCGGTGCTATTGCAGGGGTAGATTCTTGTCCTATTGAAGGTTTTGACAAGGAAAAAACAGAAAAAGTTTTAGCAGAAAAATTTGATATAGATATGGATAAATTCGACCTGGCTTATATGACAGCCTTCGGATACGCTAAAAATCCAGCAAAACATGATAAAACAAGAAGAAAAATAGAAGATGTTGTTAAGTTTTATTAA
- a CDS encoding antibiotic biosynthesis monooxygenase: protein MIAMVVKIITETHDIERTKEVAEKLVMETKKEKGCIEYDFYINIEDKTSMSFIEKWETKDDLENHLNSEHFKRWYPEICKYRVGGETVLYEKHQI, encoded by the coding sequence ATGATTGCAATGGTTGTAAAAATAATAACAGAAACACATGACATTGAAAGAACAAAAGAAGTTGCAGAAAAATTGGTAATGGAAACTAAAAAAGAAAAAGGATGTATAGAGTATGATTTCTATATAAATATAGAGGATAAAACATCTATGTCTTTTATTGAAAAATGGGAGACAAAGGATGACCTGGAAAATCATCTGAATTCTGAGCATTTCAAAAGATGGTATCCTGAGATCTGTAAGTATAGAGTTGGGGGAGAAACAGTTTTATACGAAAAACATCAAATATAG
- the msrA gene encoding peptide-methionine (S)-S-oxide reductase MsrA, with protein sequence MIKKSILLLMIIMGNLAYGGELKEALFAGGCFWSMEKSFEGISGVESVVSGYAGKPATVNNKKKKPIEVVHITYDPSIVTYEELLKLYWKQVDPTDGEGQFVDRGYQYSPAVFYYDKEQKQEAVNSKTDLETRGVYEKPIVAPILVAPKFYPAKEYHQNYSKKNPVKYQYSRIKSGRDEFLDEIWGKDRKDVGVRELKNN encoded by the coding sequence ATGATAAAAAAATCTATTCTATTACTGATGATCATAATGGGTAATTTAGCCTATGGAGGAGAACTCAAAGAGGCTCTTTTTGCCGGAGGATGTTTTTGGTCTATGGAGAAATCCTTTGAGGGAATCTCAGGTGTAGAGTCAGTAGTTTCAGGTTATGCAGGAAAGCCTGCTACTGTAAATAATAAAAAGAAAAAACCCATAGAAGTTGTCCATATCACCTATGATCCTTCCATAGTTACCTATGAAGAGTTACTGAAACTCTATTGGAAACAGGTAGATCCCACAGATGGAGAGGGGCAGTTTGTAGACAGGGGATATCAATATAGTCCCGCTGTATTTTACTACGACAAGGAACAAAAACAAGAAGCTGTTAATTCAAAAACAGACCTAGAGACCAGGGGAGTATATGAAAAACCCATAGTAGCTCCTATTTTAGTAGCTCCTAAATTTTATCCGGCAAAGGAATACCATCAGAATTATTCCAAGAAAAACCCGGTAAAATATCAATATTCCAGAATCAAATCAGGAAGGGATGAATTTTTGGATGAGATCTGGGGAAAAGACAGAAAGGATGTAGGAGTAAGGGAGTTAAAAAATAATTAA
- a CDS encoding DUF819 family protein: MITSGYSFIAFIVCFAAGVFFIEEKLKSKTKFFEVIPPLVIIYFGVMLMSTFGFWSLSIDGVKTGAGIARNGMKNAILPSMIFLMLLKCDLRHVLKLGPKMLLAFFSATLSIMTGFAVTFMIFKDKLAENSWQAFGALSGSWIGGTQNMVAVQQALNLDDVGMGYTLLIDSIDYSIWIMLLLFFVGSSKLIMAFNKFNKADTSIVEELSEHLAALDEEIVKEVTFLDLFGTLAFALGAGAFCVWVAQYLPQTTFLNNTTWSILLVTVMGVVGGMSPMSKVPGSKQLSNIFLYTLIGLIASSANFAELTEAPVYIIAGACILGIHALIMAILAKIFKFDLFTCCVASVANIGGVASAPVIAGAYNDSLVPVGVLMGMLGAIIGTGMGLIMAKILFSLL; the protein is encoded by the coding sequence ATGATTACATCCGGTTATAGTTTTATAGCGTTTATAGTTTGTTTTGCAGCAGGTGTATTTTTTATTGAAGAAAAGTTAAAATCTAAGACGAAATTTTTTGAGGTTATTCCTCCCCTGGTAATTATCTACTTTGGAGTAATGCTCATGTCTACCTTTGGTTTTTGGTCACTGTCAATTGACGGGGTAAAAACAGGAGCAGGTATAGCAAGAAATGGAATGAAGAATGCCATCCTGCCCTCTATGATATTTTTGATGTTATTAAAATGTGATCTACGACATGTATTAAAATTAGGTCCAAAGATGTTATTGGCATTTTTTTCAGCTACATTGAGTATAATGACTGGGTTTGCAGTAACATTTATGATCTTCAAGGATAAGTTAGCTGAAAATTCCTGGCAGGCTTTCGGAGCACTATCTGGTTCTTGGATAGGTGGAACTCAAAACATGGTAGCAGTACAGCAGGCATTAAATTTAGATGATGTAGGAATGGGATATACCTTACTCATAGATTCCATAGATTATTCAATTTGGATCATGCTCCTACTATTCTTTGTTGGTTCAAGTAAATTAATAATGGCTTTTAATAAATTCAATAAAGCTGATACCAGCATAGTGGAGGAACTTTCCGAGCATCTGGCTGCATTAGATGAAGAGATAGTAAAAGAAGTTACATTTTTAGATCTATTCGGTACATTGGCATTTGCTTTGGGAGCAGGAGCGTTCTGTGTATGGGTAGCACAGTATCTACCTCAGACTACTTTTTTAAATAATACAACTTGGTCGATTTTATTAGTTACAGTTATGGGAGTTGTTGGAGGAATGTCGCCAATGAGTAAAGTCCCGGGATCTAAACAGTTATCTAATATATTTTTATATACATTGATTGGATTGATAGCTTCCTCTGCAAACTTTGCAGAGCTGACAGAAGCACCGGTTTATATTATTGCAGGAGCATGTATCCTGGGAATCCATGCACTTATCATGGCAATCCTTGCTAAGATCTTTAAATTTGACCTCTTTACCTGTTGTGTGGCATCGGTGGCAAATATTGGAGGAGTTGCATCAGCACCTGTAATTGCAGGGGCATACAATGATTCTTTGGTTCCGGTAGGAGTACTTATGGGAATGTTAGGAGCAATCATAGGAACAGGGATGGGACTTATAATGGCTAAGATCTTATTTTCATTACTATAA
- a CDS encoding TolC family protein, with protein MKKLFLILLLLSNYSIFAKNKVTLEEAIDLAYKNNYKFKNIQIENNNIELEKNQAYKEALPYISYRGTYITTDEENQVDLMDGTMTDQGFFHEISLNQPIYNGGMIVSNIKIADIFKEIGDHRLMEEKSRLKLAVITKYSQIVGQKHIIRVYEEAVEEVEFSYRKAQRELELEYISNADYLPLKSSYIDSKLKLSEAKNQLKIYLIEFENLLGLSPYEQTDVEEIKPEKYSIETIDLKDDLETALENSRESKIINLDREITEERKNVARADLLPEVNAKLAYNADDRHFNSSGNKWYWTTGIEINWRLFDFGKNYDSYSEAKNEVKKAENKRMMELNDLEVKIRRNYIELIKTSDALKSQDAKLEATQENFRLQKKLYSQGQISTIEYLIYENQLNNSKLSLIQANLNYYIAYEKYREDLK; from the coding sequence ATGAAAAAACTTTTTTTAATTCTATTGCTTTTATCTAATTACTCTATTTTTGCCAAAAATAAAGTTACCCTGGAAGAAGCGATAGATTTAGCCTATAAAAATAATTATAAGTTCAAGAATATTCAGATAGAAAACAATAATATTGAGCTTGAAAAAAATCAGGCCTACAAAGAGGCTCTTCCCTACATCAGTTATAGGGGAACTTATATTACAACAGATGAAGAAAATCAAGTAGACCTTATGGACGGAACCATGACAGATCAGGGTTTTTTCCATGAAATATCTTTGAACCAGCCTATCTATAATGGAGGAATGATAGTATCTAATATAAAGATTGCTGATATTTTTAAAGAGATCGGTGATCATAGGTTAATGGAGGAAAAAAGCCGTTTAAAGTTAGCTGTCATAACTAAATATTCCCAAATAGTTGGTCAGAAACATATTATAAGGGTATATGAGGAAGCGGTGGAAGAGGTGGAATTCTCCTATAGAAAAGCCCAGAGAGAATTGGAACTGGAGTACATCTCAAATGCAGATTATCTTCCGTTAAAAAGCAGTTATATCGACTCAAAATTAAAACTTTCAGAAGCGAAAAATCAGCTTAAGATATATTTAATAGAATTTGAAAATCTTCTTGGTCTTTCTCCCTATGAACAGACAGATGTAGAAGAGATTAAACCTGAAAAATACAGCATTGAAACCATCGATTTAAAAGATGATCTAGAGACAGCTTTAGAAAACAGCAGGGAAAGCAAGATAATTAATTTAGACAGAGAGATCACAGAGGAGAGGAAGAACGTAGCCAGGGCAGATTTGCTTCCTGAAGTTAATGCTAAATTGGCATATAATGCAGATGACAGGCATTTTAATTCATCGGGAAATAAATGGTACTGGACTACCGGGATTGAAATCAACTGGAGACTTTTTGATTTTGGAAAAAATTATGATTCCTACTCTGAAGCGAAAAACGAAGTGAAAAAGGCTGAAAATAAGAGAATGATGGAACTGAATGATCTGGAAGTAAAGATTAGAAGAAATTATATAGAATTGATTAAAACCAGCGATGCATTAAAATCCCAGGATGCCAAACTAGAAGCCACCCAGGAAAATTTTAGACTACAAAAAAAATTATACAGCCAGGGACAGATCTCAACGATTGAATATCTAATCTATGAAAATCAGCTGAATAACAGTAAATTATCGCTTATACAGGCAAATTTAAACTATTATATTGCCTATGAAAAGTATAGGGAAGATTTAAAATAA
- a CDS encoding antibiotic biosynthesis monooxygenase: MIKITAKASVKEENIDLYLKVASILTDASRNEEGNISYGLFQDTENPSTLTFIEEWKSLEAVKIHEESEHFKTNISKLIELAESIDINVYNQVV; encoded by the coding sequence ATGATAAAAATCACAGCTAAAGCAAGTGTAAAGGAAGAAAACATAGATCTCTATTTAAAAGTTGCTTCAATCTTAACAGACGCAAGCAGGAATGAAGAAGGAAATATTTCATATGGTCTATTTCAAGATACAGAAAATCCTTCTACTTTAACATTTATAGAGGAGTGGAAAAGTTTAGAGGCTGTTAAAATTCATGAAGAATCTGAGCATTTTAAGACAAATATTTCAAAATTAATTGAATTGGCAGAATCTATAGATATAAATGTATATAACCAGGTTGTGTAA
- a CDS encoding flavodoxin family protein, with amino-acid sequence MKVVAFNGSPKVNGNTKQAIDIVAAELKKEGIEVEVVHVGNKIIRGCLACGQCRVKLDDRCIIKDDNYVNEWIQKMKEADGVILGSPVHYSAVAGTMKSFLDRAFYVMGGSAMLRNKVGASVVAVRRSGGIPTFNQLNNFLNYCELTMPTSNYWNVIHGTAPGDIEQDEEGKQIMRILGKNMAHLLKLVENGKGHVEAPEFEPKKYTHFVR; translated from the coding sequence ATGAAAGTCGTAGCATTTAATGGAAGTCCCAAGGTAAATGGTAACACTAAGCAGGCTATTGATATAGTAGCAGCTGAGTTAAAAAAAGAAGGAATAGAAGTAGAAGTTGTTCATGTTGGAAATAAAATTATCAGAGGCTGTTTAGCCTGTGGTCAGTGCAGAGTCAAACTAGATGACAGATGTATCATAAAAGATGATAACTATGTAAATGAATGGATCCAAAAAATGAAGGAAGCTGATGGTGTAATCCTGGGTTCACCTGTACATTACTCTGCTGTTGCAGGGACAATGAAATCATTTTTAGATCGTGCATTTTATGTGATGGGTGGATCAGCTATGCTGAGAAATAAAGTAGGTGCCTCTGTTGTAGCAGTCAGACGTTCTGGTGGGATTCCGACTTTTAATCAGCTGAATAACTTTTTAAATTATTGTGAACTGACTATGCCTACTTCTAACTACTGGAATGTAATCCATGGTACAGCACCTGGGGATATCGAGCAGGATGAAGAGGGAAAACAAATCATGAGAATTTTAGGGAAGAATATGGCCCACCTGTTAAAATTAGTTGAAAATGGTAAAGGTCACGTAGAAGCTCCTGAATTTGAACCAAAAAAATATACTCACTTTGTAAGATAA
- a CDS encoding SulP family inorganic anion transporter, whose protein sequence is MFRKILKNEVLSGMTVALALIPESVAFAFVAGVSPILSLKGAVVMGLVAAIFTGRPAMISSSTAAISVVFASLIATYGLEYLFATVILMGVIQILLGVFKLGKYTQIIPYSVTLGFLNGLSIVMFLAQFSQFKIDGNWLPTKDLLIMIIFVLVTMAIIHFTGKITSAIPSSLVAIVSVTIISSIMSHYDIYSLRTVQDFAGMELKGDLPKFYIPHVSLSLETFKIIFPYAVIGGLVGVMFMVVIGTFKWESLKYGGKIPKTDVIVVLAVTFITIFQDLATAVIVGVILSALMFAWEKGKIIYANVETDENGEKIYKINGVLFFGSVYKLKEIFDVNRDPVDVILDLKYAKVMDFSGIETINAIAERYEALGKTFTLIRPNENCRLLLQNAKNIGSIKFILDTV, encoded by the coding sequence ATGTTTAGAAAAATATTAAAAAATGAAGTTTTATCGGGAATGACAGTTGCATTAGCTCTTATCCCTGAATCTGTTGCATTTGCATTTGTTGCAGGGGTAAGTCCTATCTTGAGTTTAAAAGGTGCAGTAGTTATGGGTTTGGTCGCAGCTATTTTTACAGGGAGACCGGCAATGATCAGTTCTTCTACAGCTGCTATCTCAGTTGTTTTTGCATCTTTAATAGCAACTTATGGTTTAGAATATTTATTTGCCACAGTTATTCTAATGGGGGTTATCCAGATATTATTGGGAGTTTTTAAACTCGGAAAATATACCCAGATCATTCCATATTCAGTAACGCTGGGATTTTTAAATGGATTATCAATTGTTATGTTTCTCGCTCAGTTTTCCCAGTTTAAAATTGATGGGAATTGGCTGCCAACAAAAGATCTATTGATTATGATCATCTTTGTACTGGTAACTATGGCGATAATTCACTTCACAGGAAAGATAACAAGCGCAATACCATCAAGTTTGGTTGCTATAGTCTCTGTGACAATTATTTCTAGTATTATGAGCCACTATGACATCTATTCTTTAAGAACAGTCCAAGATTTTGCAGGAATGGAATTAAAGGGAGATCTTCCAAAATTTTATATTCCCCACGTAAGTCTTAGTCTAGAGACATTTAAAATAATCTTTCCGTATGCAGTTATAGGTGGACTGGTTGGAGTTATGTTCATGGTGGTTATAGGTACATTCAAATGGGAAAGTTTAAAATACGGAGGCAAGATTCCTAAGACCGATGTAATAGTTGTTTTAGCAGTAACTTTTATAACTATATTTCAAGATCTGGCAACTGCAGTTATTGTAGGAGTTATCTTATCGGCTCTTATGTTTGCCTGGGAAAAGGGAAAGATCATATATGCTAATGTTGAAACTGATGAGAATGGAGAAAAAATTTATAAAATAAATGGTGTCTTATTTTTTGGTTCAGTTTATAAATTAAAAGAAATTTTTGATGTAAACAGGGATCCTGTAGATGTAATCTTAGACCTTAAATATGCTAAGGTAATGGATTTTTCCGGGATAGAAACAATCAATGCAATTGCAGAAAGATATGAGGCTCTGGGGAAGACATTTACCCTAATAAGACCAAATGAGAATTGTAGATTGTTGTTACAAAATGCAAAGAATATAGGATCTATTAAATTTATATTAGATACAGTTTAA